One segment of Saprospiraceae bacterium DNA contains the following:
- a CDS encoding M1 family metallopeptidase: MRRCRFLSPIVFLFAQLTSLSAQVPAGYWQQRVEYQIDIRLDDQTHAVQGREKLKYFNNSPDTLRRVFFHLYWNAFQPNSANAQWAKRLQDAETSRQYTEMKPEEMGKQDIFLVHQNGNAVSYKVNETIMEVTLNRPLSPNDYTVFDIAWQGQVPIVVGRGGRDNSSGVAYSFTQWYPKICVYDRHGWHADPHVGQEFYGEYGSFKVNITLPKKYLVAATGVLQNANIIGFGYEDEGAKPAPNYGLVNVWKFEADHVHDFAWSADPEYVHEKVKARDGLMLHFIYQPSPAVAQAYKALKKFAVEQLPYIEANFGKYLYPQFTFAEGGQWAMEYPMLTLIEHNGSDTDVTPTALHEWMHNWYYGMMGNNENAEPWLDEGFTSYATSDILGNAEPKKAAQTRRSALKQVAQMGNKITDPVATHAYSYQNFDWYGFNAYPKGEAFLWQLRYIVGDETFRNGMLRYHADWHFKHPSGTDFMRTMERASGMELDWYYAGWIKAVRTIDYGVETPVADGPSSCKLILKNHGSLPMPVEVLVTYRDGNSERHYVPLDLQYGTKNFPENSGVIKHPPWSFSVDTYEIRLEKPATSIKSVSIDPDEWTADTNRANNRKDF, translated from the coding sequence ATGAGACGCTGTCGTTTTTTGTCCCCCATTGTTTTTTTATTCGCTCAACTGACGAGCCTCTCGGCCCAAGTGCCTGCCGGATATTGGCAACAGCGGGTCGAATATCAGATTGATATTCGCCTCGACGACCAGACGCACGCCGTGCAAGGCAGGGAAAAGCTAAAGTATTTCAACAACTCCCCCGATACGCTGCGCCGCGTTTTTTTCCACCTCTACTGGAATGCTTTTCAGCCAAACAGCGCCAACGCTCAATGGGCAAAACGGCTTCAGGATGCCGAGACGAGCCGCCAATACACCGAGATGAAACCGGAAGAAATGGGCAAGCAAGACATCTTCCTCGTGCATCAGAATGGCAACGCCGTTTCGTACAAGGTGAACGAAACGATAATGGAGGTGACGCTCAATCGCCCGCTGTCGCCCAATGACTACACCGTGTTCGACATCGCTTGGCAAGGTCAGGTGCCTATTGTGGTAGGGCGTGGCGGGCGCGACAATTCGTCGGGCGTGGCCTATTCCTTCACGCAATGGTACCCGAAAATCTGCGTCTATGACCGCCATGGCTGGCACGCCGACCCGCACGTCGGGCAGGAGTTCTACGGCGAATACGGGTCGTTCAAAGTCAATATCACATTGCCGAAAAAATATCTCGTGGCTGCCACGGGCGTTTTGCAAAATGCCAACATCATAGGTTTCGGCTACGAAGACGAAGGCGCAAAGCCCGCGCCGAACTACGGCTTGGTGAACGTCTGGAAATTCGAGGCTGACCATGTGCACGACTTCGCTTGGTCTGCCGACCCCGAATATGTCCATGAAAAAGTGAAGGCGCGGGACGGGTTGATGCTACACTTCATCTACCAGCCATCGCCGGCAGTCGCGCAGGCTTACAAAGCCCTGAAAAAATTCGCGGTGGAACAACTGCCCTACATCGAGGCAAACTTTGGCAAGTACCTCTACCCCCAATTCACCTTTGCGGAAGGCGGTCAGTGGGCCATGGAATACCCCATGCTCACCCTCATCGAACACAACGGCTCCGACACCGACGTGACCCCCACCGCGCTGCACGAATGGATGCACAACTGGTACTACGGCATGATGGGCAACAACGAAAACGCGGAGCCTTGGCTGGACGAAGGCTTCACCAGTTATGCCACCTCCGACATACTCGGAAACGCCGAGCCGAAAAAGGCCGCCCAAACACGCCGCTCCGCGCTCAAACAAGTGGCCCAAATGGGGAACAAAATCACCGACCCCGTGGCCACGCACGCTTATTCGTATCAAAACTTCGACTGGTATGGGTTCAACGCATACCCCAAAGGCGAGGCTTTTCTGTGGCAGTTGCGATACATCGTGGGCGACGAAACGTTCAGAAACGGAATGTTGCGCTACCACGCCGACTGGCATTTCAAACACCCCTCCGGCACCGATTTCATGCGCACGATGGAACGCGCCTCCGGCATGGAACTCGATTGGTACTATGCTGGCTGGATAAAGGCCGTCAGAACCATTGACTATGGGGTGGAGACACCTGTGGCCGACGGACCTTCGTCGTGCAAATTGATATTGAAAAATCACGGCAGCCTGCCCATGCCCGTCGAAGTGTTGGTCACTTACCGCGATGGCAATTCCGAGCGCCACTATGTCCCCTTGGATTTGCAGTATGGCACCAAAAACTTCCCCGAAAACAGCGGTGTCATCAAACACCCGCCTTGGAGCTTTTCGGTGGACACTTATGAGATTCGTTTGGAGAAACCTGCCACGAGCATCAAGTCCGTCAGCATTGACCCCGACGAATGGACGGCTGACACCAACCGCGCGAACAATCGAAAGGATTTCTGA
- a CDS encoding TonB-dependent receptor — protein MRQHLTLHLPAIILTSAGLFFSTLLFAQNATLKGIVTDASTGETLPGVTVRVGDTGAVTDESGAYTLSLAPGNYEISFSFIGYESKTQTVRLLASQTRELSLQLGGVDNILQTATVTSGKFEKPLGEVTVSLDVLKPRLIENTNTTSVDEVLVKVPGVSIVDGQASIRGGAGFSYGAGTRVLILVDDIPALQADAGFPNWDDFPVENITQMEVLKGAASALFGSSAMNGIINIRTGYAKDKPETSAAVFGKVWGDPKDKVKKWWGTDSSEIQLPLETGFSFAHRQKFNRLDFVLGAYGLYRDSYNRDTYVRYGRITPNFRYRVNDRLSLGLNTNFNFGRSGSFFIWGNDTDRAYQAGLNSASQSLGRLRFNIDPTAQYFDRGGNRHKFLGRYYYVKNNNSGNQSNDSRMYYGEYQYQRRMDHIGLVVTAGVVGIYTTVNAELYNNAKYDTRNLAGYAQLDYKAFNRLNLSAGVRLEQNRLQSPDTVRVTPDSLYRIPNGVTKESKPVFRFGANYQLAQATYLRASWGQGYRYPTIAEKFINTDFSVGNNVRPNPALVSETGWTAELGLKQGFRIGQWQGYVDVTGFVQEYQNMMEFVLAGLTILPTLGASFESQNTGDTRITGGEISVVGQGQIGKGTLFIITGFTGINPKYKEFNDSLQLNVYRTSDTTNVLKYRYDNSFKFDAQYDIKRFSFGGSVQYNSFMRSIDAIFEAKLFNLELNTPEEFVAVRNFRKTHKGFTVVDVRASYKLTDSLKLSVLCNNLLNEEYAVRPALLEGPRNYTLRLDWKI, from the coding sequence ATGCGACAACACCTTACCCTCCACTTGCCTGCCATCATCCTGACTTCGGCGGGCCTGTTTTTTTCCACCTTGCTTTTTGCGCAAAACGCTACCCTCAAAGGCATCGTCACCGATGCCTCTACGGGCGAAACGTTGCCCGGCGTCACCGTGCGCGTGGGCGACACTGGTGCCGTCACCGACGAAAGCGGCGCCTACACGCTCTCCCTGGCCCCGGGCAATTACGAAATCAGCTTTTCCTTCATTGGCTACGAATCCAAAACACAGACGGTCAGGCTGCTCGCAAGCCAAACGCGAGAACTGAGCCTGCAACTCGGTGGCGTGGACAACATATTGCAGACTGCCACTGTCACTTCCGGCAAATTCGAAAAACCGCTCGGCGAAGTCACCGTATCGCTCGATGTGCTCAAACCCCGGCTCATAGAAAACACGAACACGACCTCGGTGGACGAGGTGCTGGTGAAGGTGCCGGGCGTGAGCATCGTGGACGGGCAAGCCAGCATTCGGGGGGGCGCGGGGTTTTCCTACGGAGCTGGCACCCGTGTGCTGATTCTGGTGGACGACATTCCCGCCTTGCAAGCCGATGCGGGATTTCCCAACTGGGACGACTTCCCGGTAGAGAATATCACCCAGATGGAGGTACTCAAAGGCGCGGCTTCTGCCCTGTTTGGCTCTTCGGCCATGAACGGCATCATCAATATCCGGACGGGCTATGCCAAGGACAAGCCAGAAACCAGCGCCGCCGTGTTCGGGAAAGTCTGGGGCGACCCAAAGGACAAGGTGAAAAAGTGGTGGGGCACCGATTCGTCCGAAATCCAGCTGCCATTGGAAACGGGGTTCAGCTTTGCCCATCGCCAAAAATTCAACCGGCTGGACTTCGTGCTGGGCGCTTACGGCCTCTATCGCGACAGCTACAACCGCGACACTTATGTGCGCTACGGACGCATCACCCCCAACTTCCGCTACCGCGTCAACGACCGCCTGAGCTTGGGGCTGAACACTAACTTCAACTTTGGCCGCAGCGGGAGTTTCTTCATCTGGGGCAACGACACGGACCGAGCCTATCAAGCAGGGCTGAATTCGGCCTCCCAATCACTCGGACGACTGCGCTTCAACATTGACCCGACCGCCCAATACTTCGACCGAGGCGGCAACCGCCACAAATTTTTGGGTCGCTATTACTATGTGAAAAACAACAACTCCGGCAATCAGAGCAACGACAGCCGAATGTACTACGGCGAATATCAGTATCAGCGCCGCATGGACCACATCGGCTTGGTGGTGACTGCCGGCGTGGTGGGCATCTACACCACCGTGAACGCCGAACTCTACAACAACGCCAAATACGACACGCGCAACTTGGCAGGATACGCTCAACTCGACTACAAGGCATTCAATCGGCTCAATCTCTCCGCAGGTGTGCGCTTGGAGCAAAACCGCTTGCAAAGCCCCGATACCGTGCGTGTCACGCCCGATTCGCTCTATCGGATTCCCAATGGCGTCACCAAAGAATCGAAACCAGTGTTTCGCTTTGGCGCCAACTACCAATTGGCACAAGCTACCTATCTCCGCGCCTCTTGGGGGCAGGGGTACCGCTACCCCACCATCGCGGAGAAATTTATCAACACAGATTTTAGCGTAGGCAACAACGTGCGCCCCAATCCCGCCCTCGTGTCGGAGACAGGCTGGACGGCAGAGCTGGGGCTGAAACAAGGTTTCCGCATCGGCCAATGGCAGGGCTATGTGGACGTGACGGGCTTTGTGCAAGAATACCAAAACATGATGGAGTTCGTGTTGGCAGGGCTGACGATACTCCCCACATTAGGCGCCAGCTTCGAATCGCAAAACACGGGCGACACACGTATCACAGGAGGCGAGATTTCTGTCGTCGGGCAAGGGCAAATCGGGAAAGGCACCTTGTTTATCATCACTGGTTTCACTGGAATCAACCCCAAATACAAAGAGTTCAACGACTCCCTGCAACTGAACGTCTATCGCACTTCCGACACCACCAACGTACTGAAATACCGCTACGACAATAGTTTCAAATTCGACGCGCAATACGACATCAAGCGTTTCTCGTTCGGCGGCTCCGTGCAGTACAATAGTTTCATGCGCTCCATTGATGCTATTTTTGAGGCCAAACTTTTCAATCTGGAGCTCAACACCCCGGAGGAATTCGTGGCCGTGCGCAATTTCCGCAAAACCCACAAGGGTTTCACCGTCGTGGACGTGCGAGCTTCCTACAAGCTGACCGATTCATTAAAACTCAGCGTGCTGTGCAACAATCTGCTCAACGAGGAATATGCCGTGCGGCCTGCCTTGCTCGAAGGCCCGCGCAACTACACGCTGCGCTTGGATTGGAAAATTTAG
- a CDS encoding histidine kinase, translating into MPIFVRLIFGMTLFGKNITSDQLVRWLIILAFFGLWLGSPFISFDHDDGKRQQFFLKILPAMLTNVPLFFLNTEWLAPRLLRKRGLSKYLFVLLGTAIFFILLQGVMKNALLAPDHKGIGFHAFKAIFPVFFVIAVSTGYVMVMYMLEGEKAKREERQERLQSELSFLRSQISPHFIFNILNSIVYLIRSKSPLAEPVTIKLSDLMRYMLYDSNDAQIPLEKEVSYLENYVELQKIRFEEDVDIRTHIEGENGGQLIEPMLLIPFVENAFKHGVGLVKDPIIDIDLKFSGEEMVFKVRNKITPEGATEKDNNSGIGLQNVRRRLELLYPDAHRLELKRTDEWFEADLWLAFGHAK; encoded by the coding sequence ATGCCTATATTTGTCCGACTTATTTTTGGCATGACATTATTCGGAAAAAACATTACGTCCGACCAACTGGTGCGCTGGCTCATTATCCTGGCTTTTTTTGGGCTTTGGCTTGGTTCGCCTTTCATTTCTTTCGACCACGATGACGGCAAAAGGCAGCAGTTCTTTCTGAAAATTCTGCCTGCCATGCTGACGAACGTTCCCCTGTTTTTCCTGAACACCGAGTGGCTTGCCCCGCGCCTGCTGCGCAAGCGCGGTCTTTCCAAGTATCTGTTTGTATTGTTGGGGACTGCAATCTTCTTCATCCTGCTGCAAGGCGTGATGAAAAACGCACTGCTTGCGCCCGACCACAAGGGGATAGGCTTTCATGCCTTCAAGGCTATTTTCCCAGTGTTTTTCGTCATCGCGGTCAGCACGGGTTACGTCATGGTGATGTATATGCTGGAAGGAGAAAAAGCAAAGCGCGAAGAACGGCAAGAGCGTCTACAGTCGGAGCTTTCGTTCCTGCGCTCCCAAATCAGCCCGCACTTTATTTTCAATATACTCAACAGCATCGTCTATCTCATCCGCTCCAAATCGCCTTTGGCCGAGCCAGTCACCATCAAGCTTTCAGACCTGATGCGATATATGCTCTACGACTCCAACGATGCGCAAATTCCTCTGGAAAAGGAAGTGAGCTATTTGGAGAACTATGTGGAGCTGCAAAAAATACGCTTTGAGGAAGATGTGGACATTCGCACGCACATCGAAGGGGAAAATGGGGGGCAGCTCATCGAACCGATGTTGCTTATTCCTTTTGTGGAAAACGCCTTCAAGCATGGGGTGGGGCTGGTGAAAGACCCCATCATTGATATTGATTTGAAATTCAGTGGGGAAGAAATGGTGTTCAAGGTGCGCAACAAAATCACGCCAGAAGGCGCGACGGAAAAAGACAACAACTCAGGCATTGGCCTACAAAACGTGCGCCGCCGCTTGGAACTGCTCTACCCCGACGCGCACCGTCTGGAACTGAAGCGAACCGACGAATGGTTTGAAGCAGACTTATGGCTGGCATTCGGCCACGCAAAATGA
- a CDS encoding response regulator transcription factor, whose translation MKLTCIIVDDESLARKMLEDNIRQIPFLELARTCKNAFEAMEALQTNKVDLMFLDIQMPGMLGTQLLQSLPDKPMVIFVTAYSNYAVESYDLDVIDYLMKPVSLERFTKAAFKALEEYRKRHALEHNTPSSPSQQKTTEEQLDFFFVNVEYSLVKIETKNITYIEGMKDYVKIYLEHLKRPVLTKSTLKGIEEKLPPTGFMRVHKSYIVNLSKIESIRNREIKIGEADIPIGESNWEELMKALQYSK comes from the coding sequence ATGAAACTCACTTGCATCATCGTTGACGATGAGAGTCTGGCTCGCAAAATGCTGGAAGACAACATCCGGCAAATTCCCTTCTTGGAGTTGGCGCGCACTTGCAAAAACGCCTTCGAGGCAATGGAAGCGCTGCAAACAAACAAGGTGGATTTGATGTTTTTAGACATTCAGATGCCCGGCATGTTGGGCACTCAACTCCTTCAAAGCCTGCCTGACAAGCCTATGGTGATTTTCGTGACGGCTTATTCGAACTACGCCGTGGAAAGCTACGACTTGGATGTTATTGATTATCTAATGAAGCCAGTCAGTCTGGAACGTTTCACCAAGGCCGCGTTTAAAGCACTCGAAGAATATCGCAAGCGCCATGCGCTTGAACATAATACGCCCTCCTCGCCTTCACAACAAAAAACTACCGAAGAACAACTTGATTTTTTCTTCGTAAACGTAGAATATTCACTCGTGAAAATTGAGACAAAAAACATCACTTACATTGAGGGCATGAAAGATTACGTCAAGATTTATCTTGAGCATCTGAAAAGACCCGTCCTCACCAAATCCACCTTGAAGGGCATCGAGGAAAAACTGCCACCTACCGGCTTTATGCGGGTGCACAAATCCTACATCGTCAACCTCTCCAAAATTGAGTCTATTCGCAACCGCGAAATCAAAATTGGAGAGGCCGATATACCCATCGGGGAGAGCAATTGGGAGGAACTGATGAAGGCGCTGCAATACTCGAAATAA